One region of Chloroflexota bacterium genomic DNA includes:
- the purQ gene encoding phosphoribosylformylglycinamidine synthase subunit PurQ — MKFGIIIFPGTWSDRDCYYALSDILKQKVNYIWHKETDLSEYDCVILPGGFSYGDYLRSGAIARFSPVMTSLEHFTSQGKLVIGICNGFQILCESGLLPGALLTNDNLQYRCQWTHLKTENTSTVFTSKCQNGQVLKIPIGHYEGRYYADDDTLAELEADRRIIFRYSTPAGRITEPANPNGSMNNIAGIINKKGNVLGMMPHPERACEPLLGSTDGNIIWESIIGYIRCH, encoded by the coding sequence ATGAAGTTCGGCATAATTATCTTTCCCGGCACCTGGAGCGACAGAGACTGTTATTATGCCCTCAGCGATATCCTGAAACAGAAAGTTAACTATATCTGGCATAAGGAGACAGACCTTTCCGAGTATGATTGCGTCATCCTGCCCGGCGGCTTTTCCTACGGTGATTACTTGCGTTCTGGAGCTATCGCCAGGTTTTCCCCGGTGATGACATCGTTAGAGCATTTCACTTCTCAAGGTAAGCTGGTCATCGGCATCTGCAACGGCTTCCAGATACTGTGCGAATCAGGGCTACTCCCCGGCGCCTTACTGACCAATGACAACCTGCAATACCGCTGTCAATGGACGCATCTCAAGACAGAAAACACTTCGACAGTTTTCACCTCAAAGTGTCAAAACGGGCAGGTGCTCAAGATTCCTATCGGCCATTACGAAGGCAGATACTACGCAGACGATGACACACTGGCTGAACTGGAGGCTGATAGACGCATTATCTTCCGCTATTCGACTCCAGCAGGCAGGATAACCGAACCGGCAAACCCTAACGGTTCAATGAACAACATCGCCGGTATTATCAACAAGAAGGGCAACGTGTTAGGCATGATGCCGCATCCTGAGCGAGCCTGTGAGCCGCTACTCGGTAGTACCGATGGTAATATTATCTGGGAGTCAATCATTGGTTATATCAGATGCCATTAA
- a CDS encoding GatB/YqeY domain-containing protein, whose protein sequence is MTMAQKIRTDLEQALRERDKRRCSVLRLVLASIRNAEIAQQKTLDDSGTLVVIDKEAKMRRESIEAFEKGNRPDLVANEKAELAILLEYLPEQMGREEIVATARRVISELGATSPKDKGKVMSQLMPQLRGRAQGQEVSEVVSELLSNT, encoded by the coding sequence ATGACTATGGCTCAGAAAATTAGAACTGACCTAGAACAGGCATTAAGGGAAAGGGACAAGCGGCGTTGTTCGGTGCTCCGTCTGGTTCTAGCTAGTATAAGAAACGCCGAAATTGCCCAGCAAAAAACTTTAGACGACAGTGGGACATTAGTTGTTATAGATAAAGAAGCCAAGATGCGACGTGAGAGCATTGAGGCTTTCGAAAAAGGCAACCGCCCAGATTTAGTGGCTAACGAGAAGGCGGAGTTGGCAATCCTTCTAGAGTATCTGCCCGAGCAGATGGGTCGGGAAGAAATCGTAGCCACAGCACGTAGGGTAATCAGCGAACTGGGGGCAACGAGCCCGAAGGACAAGGGCAAAGTTATGTCCCAGCTTATGCCCCAGCTTAGAGGAAGAGCACAAGGGCAAGAAGTTAGTGAGGTTGTCTCAGAGCTGCTGAGCAACACCTAG
- a CDS encoding 30S ribosomal protein S21 has product MPEVRLSQGESFESLLRRFTKKVQQAGVISETRRRGFYEKPSVKRKRKEAAKRRKSTRSS; this is encoded by the coding sequence GTGCCTGAAGTAAGACTTTCACAAGGAGAAAGCTTTGAGAGCCTGCTACGGCGTTTCACCAAGAAGGTGCAACAAGCAGGTGTCATTAGCGAAACACGCCGTCGTGGATTCTACGAGAAGCCAAGTGTAAAGCGGAAGCGGAAGGAGGCGGCAAAACGGCGAAAAAGCACCAGGAGCAGCTAG
- a CDS encoding GYD domain-containing protein: MAVYLMLTTLTGEGRKKMEEYPEWLKEINKEVEYMGVKILAQYGLLGQYDFVNIVEAPSDEVAAKLAIHLSARGGLQTLTLTAIPLDKLIATLKKKSEPF, encoded by the coding sequence ATGGCTGTTTATCTTATGTTGACAACTCTCACTGGGGAGGGCAGAAAAAAAATGGAGGAGTATCCTGAGTGGCTTAAGGAGATTAATAAAGAAGTGGAATATATGGGGGTTAAAATACTGGCTCAGTACGGACTTCTGGGACAGTATGATTTCGTCAATATCGTCGAGGCACCGAGCGATGAGGTTGCCGCTAAATTGGCGATACATCTAAGCGCCCGAGGTGGCCTTCAGACCTTGACCTTGACCGCCATACCCCTGGATAAATTAATCGCCACGCTGAAAAAGAAATCAGAACCATTTTAA
- a CDS encoding enoyl-CoA hydratase/isomerase family protein has translation MTENKKVLLEVEDKVAMITLNRPEIRNAVDGGVLEGLRAAAEHILSQTEIRVAIITGAGDRSFTSGLDLKAAMSGEGIIPTHAVRSEFEALQMAGQIYTIFETLPVPVIAAINGYCLGIGLELALACDIRLASETAIFSLPEVQMGSIPDVGGTQRLTKIVGAGKAKELIFTGRRIDAAEALRIGLVQHVYPLDKLMEEARKLAQEIASVPPALIQGAKRAINVAVSYPLDIGLCYEASTAVSCRQDIRQGSASLLEKSKSA, from the coding sequence ATGACTGAGAACAAGAAGGTGCTGCTGGAAGTAGAGGACAAAGTGGCGATGATTACGCTTAACCGACCTGAAATTAGGAATGCCGTTGATGGTGGTGTGCTCGAGGGGCTTAGAGCGGCTGCCGAGCATATACTGTCTCAGACTGAAATCCGAGTTGCCATAATTACCGGGGCGGGCGACCGCTCTTTCACCTCTGGCTTGGATCTCAAGGCAGCCATGTCAGGCGAGGGCATAATACCTACCCATGCCGTTCGCTCCGAATTTGAAGCCCTTCAAATGGCGGGGCAAATTTACACCATATTTGAGACGCTTCCTGTACCTGTTATAGCGGCAATAAACGGCTACTGTTTGGGCATCGGCCTTGAATTGGCCCTAGCTTGCGATATCAGGCTTGCCTCGGAAACGGCTATCTTTAGTCTGCCCGAAGTGCAGATGGGCAGTATACCTGACGTTGGAGGTACGCAGCGCCTGACTAAGATTGTTGGCGCTGGGAAAGCTAAGGAGCTTATATTTACCGGCCGGAGAATAGATGCTGCTGAGGCTTTGAGGATCGGGCTGGTGCAGCATGTTTATCCGCTGGATAAGCTTATGGAGGAAGCCAGGAAACTGGCTCAGGAGATTGCCTCCGTCCCCCCGGCGCTAATCCAGGGCGCTAAAAGAGCCATCAATGTGGCTGTGTCTTATCCCCTGGATATAGGCTTATGCTACGAGGCAAGCACAGCGGTCAGCTGCCGGCAGGATATAAGGCAGGGTTCAGCTTCCCTCCTGGAGAAATCCAAATCAGCCTAG
- a CDS encoding DUF2804 domain-containing protein, translating into MTKIRQRKLQQVPQSLVTGGQFNFGTFNRQFRRVNPLDAEKPLGIWLPKPLLNFRLKEWQAFQLGNSRWFMLAVLYNAKVSALAQFIAYDKERKKKYFFQKMLPSWKIKVPDSLWDARQAYRDQDCLIELVSQLGRGRFYIDVQIRGYKGLPDVAAHFEAFHDDGLVEPIVVSIPFGKNRGMYSHKCLMPMQGGLSIGDEKVEFLRQESFAIIDDHKGFYPYVMKYDWVTAAGFDDRGRLIGFNLTDNQSIDPEKFNENCLWLDGRLDLLPPVKFSRPDGVEGDWLIRDKYGMVDLVFKPVTMGVINMNFLVLKVKYRGPFGYCNGFIKDRAGNKVMLKQYFGMGEEKYIRG; encoded by the coding sequence ATGACAAAGATAAGACAGAGGAAACTACAACAAGTTCCACAGAGCTTGGTAACAGGTGGTCAGTTCAATTTCGGCACCTTTAACCGCCAGTTTCGGAGGGTGAATCCGCTCGACGCTGAAAAGCCCTTGGGTATCTGGTTACCCAAGCCGTTGCTCAACTTTAGGCTGAAGGAGTGGCAGGCATTCCAGCTTGGTAATAGCAGATGGTTCATGCTTGCAGTGCTATACAACGCCAAGGTCTCTGCGCTGGCTCAGTTTATTGCATATGATAAGGAGCGTAAAAAGAAATACTTTTTCCAAAAAATGCTGCCCTCGTGGAAAATAAAGGTACCTGATTCGTTGTGGGATGCAAGGCAAGCCTACCGTGATCAAGATTGCCTCATCGAGTTGGTGAGCCAGCTTGGTAGAGGGCGGTTCTATATAGACGTACAGATACGTGGTTACAAGGGGCTGCCTGATGTTGCGGCACATTTCGAAGCATTTCATGATGATGGGCTGGTCGAACCGATAGTGGTTTCTATTCCATTCGGTAAGAACAGGGGAATGTACTCTCACAAATGCCTCATGCCCATGCAGGGCGGCCTCTCCATCGGGGATGAGAAGGTCGAGTTTTTACGCCAGGAAAGTTTCGCTATTATCGATGATCACAAGGGGTTTTACCCTTACGTGATGAAGTATGACTGGGTAACTGCTGCGGGCTTCGATGACCGGGGGCGATTAATCGGGTTTAACCTGACCGATAACCAGTCCATAGACCCCGAGAAGTTCAACGAGAATTGCCTGTGGCTTGATGGTAGGCTGGACTTACTACCGCCGGTGAAATTTAGCAGGCCAGACGGGGTTGAGGGCGACTGGTTGATACGTGACAAGTACGGCATGGTGGATTTAGTTTTCAAACCTGTCACCATGGGCGTGATCAACATGAATTTCCTTGTCCTGAAGGTGAAATATAGGGGGCCATTTGGCTACTGCAACGGATTTATTAAGGACCGGGCGGGTAATAAGGTGATGTTAAAGCAATATTTCGGTATGGGTGAGGAGAAATATATCCGGGGATAA
- a CDS encoding rRNA pseudouridine synthase, translating to MNMTSVPLLKALAEAGVGSRRRIADAIKNGRVEVNGEPVENFRHPVNPETDRVSVNGKMVDLEPRRTVYLMVNKPANILTTTSDERGCKTVLDILPEKYRHLRLYPVGRLDKDSTGLMLLTNDGDLTYKLTHPRFEHEKEYLIHIEGRLKPDEQRKLERGVELEDGMTYPVVVKEMKAPPPFNYSITMHEGRKRQVRRMLANLGYQVLALKRIRMGSLTLGNLKEGATRELIPEEVRALLAAKPPKSAGQGRT from the coding sequence ATGAATATGACATCAGTGCCGCTGCTTAAAGCTCTAGCTGAGGCTGGAGTTGGCTCCAGAAGGCGGATTGCTGATGCCATTAAAAATGGCCGGGTGGAAGTGAACGGCGAGCCGGTTGAGAACTTCCGCCATCCGGTGAATCCGGAGACTGACCGCGTCTCGGTGAATGGCAAAATGGTTGACCTTGAGCCAAGACGCACAGTCTATCTAATGGTCAATAAGCCAGCGAATATCCTAACAACTACCAGCGATGAGCGAGGCTGCAAGACGGTTCTGGATATCCTGCCTGAGAAATATCGCCACCTGAGGTTATATCCCGTGGGGCGTCTGGATAAAGACAGCACCGGCCTCATGCTCCTGACCAATGATGGTGACCTCACCTATAAACTCACGCACCCCAGATTCGAGCACGAGAAAGAGTACCTGATTCACATAGAAGGCAGGCTTAAGCCAGACGAGCAAAGAAAGCTGGAAAGGGGCGTTGAGCTTGAGGATGGCATGACCTATCCCGTGGTCGTTAAAGAGATGAAAGCACCACCGCCGTTTAACTACAGCATAACCATGCACGAGGGCAGGAAGCGGCAGGTGCGCCGCATGCTGGCAAACCTCGGTTACCAGGTGCTGGCACTCAAGCGCATAAGGATGGGCAGTCTCACACTGGGCAACCTCAAGGAAGGTGCCACCAGAGAACTAATCCCTGAAGAAGTCCGCGCGCTCTTAGCTGCCAAGCCACCAAAATCCGCAGGCCAAGGTAGAACATAG
- a CDS encoding helix-turn-helix transcriptional regulator, translating into MRLYKDVKKKFLADHEFRKEYEALGPEFQLIESIIRRRMELKLSQEELAAKIGTGQAAISRLERGEANPTLASLADVAKALDADLHITLKPRGKGKVATAQVDSVG; encoded by the coding sequence ATGAGACTATATAAGGACGTAAAGAAGAAGTTCTTGGCTGACCATGAATTCCGTAAGGAATACGAGGCACTGGGGCCAGAGTTCCAGTTGATTGAGTCGATTATAAGGCGACGCATGGAACTCAAACTGAGTCAAGAAGAGTTGGCTGCTAAGATAGGAACGGGACAAGCTGCTATCTCAAGGCTAGAGAGGGGTGAGGCAAACCCGACCCTTGCTTCGCTTGCAGATGTTGCCAAAGCTTTGGATGCTGACTTGCACATCACCTTGAAGCCAAGGGGCAAGGGTAAGGTAGCTACAGCGCAGGTGGACTCAGTAGGTTAG
- a CDS encoding type II toxin-antitoxin system RelE/ParE family toxin, giving the protein MNWSLEFYVTERGESPVEDDIARFPKKAGAKIFKWLDLLEKFGLSDLRDYITKLEGYDLFELRVLHAGSYYRVFFYPYEGKRLAIFHVFSKKSKETPRREIEKARRRKQDYESRFK; this is encoded by the coding sequence ATGAATTGGAGCTTAGAGTTTTACGTCACGGAGAGAGGTGAGTCTCCGGTTGAAGATGATATTGCTCGTTTCCCTAAGAAAGCAGGGGCAAAAATATTTAAATGGCTGGACTTACTGGAGAAATTCGGACTAAGCGATTTGAGGGATTATATAACCAAGCTTGAGGGTTATGACCTTTTTGAATTGAGGGTCTTGCATGCGGGGAGTTATTATCGTGTTTTCTTTTATCCTTATGAAGGCAAGCGATTGGCCATATTTCACGTTTTCAGCAAGAAATCGAAGGAAACACCACGGCGAGAGATTGAGAAGGCGAGGAGGAGGAAGCAAGATTACGAATCAAGGTTTAAGTAG
- a CDS encoding M48 family metallopeptidase: MKRETWHQLAMTEKCETSINGQAITYAVKRSLRAKHVRLEVRRETGLTVVVPYYYKIGQLPGLLKSKERWISSNLARCSQLKALSAEKELRSGDTVPYLGRDLKLVKRENHSGVGGVTLEGNTLAVSNELFKNGVLELALEQWYRTEATKLISERIDKLSSQMGISYKRIVIRGQKTRWGSCSHKKNLSFNWKLIMAPEPVVDYVIIHELTHLKEMNHSGRFWELVAQHCPRWREYKKWLKQHEADLTTKLCAWK, encoded by the coding sequence ATGAAACGAGAAACTTGGCATCAATTAGCCATGACAGAGAAATGTGAAACCAGTATTAATGGGCAGGCCATCACATATGCAGTAAAGCGAAGCCTTAGGGCAAAACATGTCCGGCTAGAGGTGAGACGAGAGACGGGGCTTACAGTAGTTGTTCCTTATTATTACAAGATTGGGCAACTACCTGGACTTTTAAAATCGAAGGAACGATGGATTTCAAGTAACCTGGCAAGATGTAGCCAGCTCAAAGCGCTTTCTGCAGAGAAGGAACTCAGGAGTGGTGATACCGTCCCGTATCTTGGTCGAGACTTGAAGTTGGTCAAGCGGGAAAACCACAGTGGCGTTGGAGGTGTAACGCTAGAGGGAAATACACTGGCAGTGAGCAACGAATTGTTCAAAAATGGTGTTTTGGAATTGGCTTTGGAACAGTGGTATCGGACAGAGGCTACTAAGCTGATAAGCGAGAGAATAGATAAACTGAGCTCTCAGATGGGCATTAGCTACAAACGAATTGTCATACGAGGTCAAAAGACCCGTTGGGGCAGCTGCTCTCATAAGAAAAATCTTAGCTTTAACTGGAAACTAATAATGGCGCCGGAACCTGTGGTCGACTATGTCATCATCCATGAGCTTACCCATCTGAAAGAGATGAATCATTCAGGGAGGTTCTGGGAACTGGTAGCTCAGCACTGTCCCAGATGGCGAGAGTATAAAAAGTGGCTCAAACAACATGAGGCAGACCTTACTACCAAGCTCTGTGCCTGGAAATAG
- a CDS encoding sigma-70 family RNA polymerase sigma factor, with protein MVLKSVEDIEQLLSDEELHMASLGIDNEEEFPEVKSVSQGVEIEPFGDPINLYLAECGQTPLLNAKEEKTLGSSIEDGKYLSQLEQELVAKHGFPPSETDLLLELMKRLSKSGSLFEALCQHLNLQSTEGIAKTVLHPNLRGAIDGHIDQQLSSAIALVIGASEAQTTPGLVQLSLDSRLIPWDVIVGLVRASSPAELEQKVDSPGFQGELERLQPEIGLHFERIRESARQATRHLIQANLRLVVSVARKYRAGSMPLADLIQEGNIGLMRAVKKFDHRRGYKFSTYAHWWIRQAISRAISEQIRTVRIPVHMADNMTRLVQIRQKLYQKYGRKPTSKELASEMGISPEKLELLLQVNASKSISLETPIGDEGGQLSDFVEDQALTKPADEAASGLLREQLAKTLASLSTRERRIIEMRFGLDGEGCRTLEEVGTELGFTRERIRQIEKETLAKLRHPRHSRKFVDYLG; from the coding sequence ATGGTCTTAAAGAGCGTTGAAGATATAGAGCAACTCCTCTCCGACGAGGAGTTACATATGGCTAGTTTGGGGATTGATAACGAGGAAGAATTCCCTGAGGTTAAGAGCGTTTCTCAAGGTGTAGAAATCGAACCTTTTGGGGATCCTATAAATTTATATCTCGCTGAATGCGGCCAAACCCCTCTTCTCAATGCTAAGGAGGAAAAAACGCTTGGCAGCTCGATAGAGGATGGTAAATATCTGTCTCAGCTTGAGCAAGAGTTGGTTGCTAAACATGGCTTTCCGCCATCAGAAACTGATTTACTGCTTGAACTGATGAAGCGTCTCTCTAAATCAGGCTCGCTTTTCGAGGCGCTGTGTCAGCATCTTAACCTTCAGTCGACTGAAGGAATAGCAAAAACGGTGTTGCATCCGAACTTGCGAGGCGCAATTGATGGCCATATAGACCAACAACTATCTAGTGCCATAGCACTCGTAATCGGAGCAAGTGAGGCTCAAACCACGCCGGGGCTAGTTCAGCTGTCCCTCGATAGTCGGCTGATTCCATGGGACGTTATAGTAGGATTGGTGAGAGCAAGCTCACCAGCCGAGCTTGAGCAGAAAGTGGATTCGCCAGGATTTCAAGGTGAGCTAGAGAGGCTTCAACCGGAGATAGGTCTTCACTTCGAGCGAATAAGAGAAAGTGCCCGCCAGGCAACTCGCCATTTGATTCAAGCCAACTTACGGCTGGTGGTTAGCGTGGCCAGAAAGTATAGGGCTGGGAGTATGCCATTGGCTGACCTTATTCAAGAGGGGAATATCGGGCTAATGCGGGCTGTTAAGAAGTTCGATCATCGTCGAGGCTACAAATTCAGCACCTATGCGCATTGGTGGATTCGACAAGCAATAAGCCGAGCTATTTCCGAACAAATACGCACCGTACGAATACCGGTACACATGGCTGATAACATGACGAGGCTGGTACAGATACGTCAGAAGTTATACCAAAAGTACGGCCGAAAACCGACGAGCAAGGAATTGGCTTCTGAAATGGGAATTTCGCCCGAAAAGCTGGAGTTGTTACTTCAGGTGAATGCCAGCAAGTCGATTTCCCTTGAAACACCCATAGGTGATGAAGGAGGGCAACTTAGCGATTTCGTCGAGGACCAGGCATTAACAAAGCCCGCTGACGAAGCTGCTAGTGGCCTACTCAGGGAGCAACTAGCAAAGACACTTGCTTCACTATCAACCCGCGAACGCCGCATCATCGAGATGAGGTTTGGTTTGGACGGCGAAGGCTGCCGAACTCTCGAAGAGGTGGGCACAGAACTAGGCTTTACCAGGGAGCGGATAAGACAGATTGAGAAAGAGACACTGGCAAAATTGCGCCATCCCAGACACAGCCGCAAGTTCGTAGACTACCTGGGGTGA
- a CDS encoding NifU family protein: MREKVEAVLNQIRPSLAADGGNVELVDASDGIVKVRLTGACGGCPMASMTLRHGVERVLKEQVPEVKEVVAV; encoded by the coding sequence ATGCGCGAGAAAGTGGAAGCAGTTCTGAATCAAATAAGGCCTAGCCTGGCGGCGGATGGTGGTAACGTGGAACTTGTGGACGCCAGCGATGGTATAGTCAAAGTAAGGTTGACTGGCGCCTGTGGCGGTTGCCCTATGGCATCAATGACATTGAGGCATGGCGTCGAACGAGTGCTTAAAGAGCAAGTGCCTGAAGTTAAAGAGGTAGTCGCTGTTTAA
- a CDS encoding SHOCT domain-containing protein, which produces MMGPWMMGGLGWGWFMPLAMILFWGLIIWGIVALVRGLNNQRYCDSSATDSALAVLKRRYAQGEISKKEYEEKKKDLV; this is translated from the coding sequence ATGATGGGACCATGGATGATGGGAGGATTAGGATGGGGATGGTTTATGCCTCTGGCGATGATTCTCTTCTGGGGGCTGATTATCTGGGGAATCGTGGCCCTGGTCCGTGGTCTAAACAACCAAAGGTACTGTGATTCTTCGGCAACAGACTCAGCTCTGGCAGTGCTCAAGAGGCGATATGCGCAGGGTGAGATAAGTAAGAAAGAGTACGAAGAGAAGAAAAAGGATTTGGTCTAA
- a CDS encoding 4Fe-4S ferredoxin, translating into MNELPVIDPKKCNGCGLCVSVCQCGALVLIDNVVTLIATKECDWCIDCEAVCLTGALSFPFEIVIEES; encoded by the coding sequence ATGAATGAACTGCCTGTGATAGACCCCAAAAAGTGTAACGGGTGCGGTTTATGTGTTAGCGTATGCCAATGCGGTGCCCTAGTACTGATTGACAACGTTGTTACTTTGATTGCCACAAAGGAGTGCGATTGGTGCATTGATTGCGAAGCCGTTTGCCTCACTGGGGCATTAAGCTTCCCATTCGAAATAGTTATTGAGGAATCCTAA
- a CDS encoding Crp/Fnr family transcriptional regulator: MLTKTYIVTRISYQDMAIQTDFLKRTPYFSDLSLTDLDSVAKFFFEKKAERGEMFLLEGELDEVLYFVVSGVVKVLKTSAEGKEQILNIARPGDSFNDVAAFDGGPNPAAAQSMGSVVLYGIRKSNLEIILRDHPHVALNVIKILASRVRYLLSLVEDLSFKHVIGRIAKILLQYAGDGTGTGQRLTQQDMAAMAGTVREIVGRSLKTLEQEGAIKFDRHRIIITNKEILKKIMEAPS, from the coding sequence ATGTTGACAAAAACATACATTGTAACTAGGATTAGTTATCAGGATATGGCTATTCAAACCGATTTCCTAAAGCGCACTCCATATTTTTCTGACCTCAGCCTTACTGACCTTGATTCAGTCGCCAAGTTCTTCTTCGAGAAAAAGGCTGAGAGGGGAGAGATGTTCCTGCTCGAAGGCGAATTGGATGAGGTGCTATATTTTGTCGTCTCAGGCGTGGTGAAAGTTCTGAAGACCTCCGCTGAGGGGAAGGAGCAGATCCTGAATATCGCACGCCCTGGCGACTCGTTTAACGATGTCGCTGCGTTTGATGGCGGCCCAAATCCCGCTGCTGCCCAATCCATGGGGTCTGTCGTTCTTTACGGAATAAGAAAGAGCAACCTGGAGATTATCCTTCGGGATCACCCACATGTAGCCTTGAATGTCATCAAAATACTGGCAAGTCGGGTACGTTACCTTCTATCATTGGTGGAGGATTTGTCCTTCAAACATGTTATCGGCAGGATAGCCAAGATACTTCTCCAGTACGCCGGTGATGGAACAGGAACTGGGCAGCGGCTCACCCAGCAGGACATGGCAGCTATGGCAGGTACCGTCCGGGAGATAGTTGGCAGGTCGCTCAAAACTCTAGAACAGGAAGGTGCCATCAAGTTTGATCGCCATCGAATAATAATTACCAACAAAGAAATCCTGAAAAAGATAATGGAGGCACCTTCGTGA
- a CDS encoding ABC transporter ATP-binding protein, translating to MKGQDRVKLKVQGIGLQFGRLRALDDVDIEVRGTEILAIIGPNGAGKSCLLNCINGFYRPQEGDILFEGKNITRLPIHKIAELGISRTFQNIELYTGLTVLDNLMAARHVRMKQGVLAGALYFGPAYREEMEHRKVVEDIIDFLEMEPIRKKVVGLLPYGMRKRVELGRALALEPKLLLLDEPMAGMNIDEKEDMARFIIDTIELRQIPIVLVEHDMEVVMDIADRVVVLDFGHKIAEGFPDEIKVNPAVIKAYLGE from the coding sequence TTGAAGGGGCAGGATAGGGTCAAGCTTAAAGTCCAGGGCATCGGTTTGCAGTTTGGGCGGCTCCGTGCTTTGGATGATGTTGATATTGAGGTCAGAGGGACGGAGATATTAGCTATTATAGGCCCGAATGGCGCGGGGAAGAGCTGCCTCCTTAACTGCATAAACGGATTTTATCGCCCTCAAGAGGGCGATATTCTTTTTGAAGGAAAGAATATCACCAGACTGCCAATCCACAAAATTGCCGAACTGGGCATCTCTCGGACATTCCAGAACATCGAACTCTATACGGGGTTGACCGTTTTGGACAATCTTATGGCAGCTCGACATGTTCGCATGAAGCAAGGGGTATTGGCAGGTGCTCTGTACTTCGGCCCGGCCTATCGGGAGGAGATGGAACACCGCAAAGTAGTCGAAGATATAATAGACTTTCTCGAAATGGAACCAATAAGGAAGAAGGTGGTGGGGCTTCTTCCCTACGGAATGAGGAAGCGGGTGGAATTGGGCAGGGCTCTAGCTTTGGAGCCAAAGCTGCTTTTGCTTGATGAGCCTATGGCGGGGATGAACATAGACGAGAAAGAGGACATGGCTCGCTTCATTATAGATACTATAGAGCTTCGGCAAATTCCCATTGTCCTTGTTGAACATGATATGGAAGTGGTTATGGATATTGCTGATAGGGTGGTTGTCCTCGATTTCGGGCATAAAATTGCCGAGGGCTTTCCAGATGAAATAAAGGTCAATCCTGCGGTTATAAAGGCTTACTTGGGTGAATAG